A region of Pyxidicoccus parkwaysis DNA encodes the following proteins:
- a CDS encoding DUF2019 domain-containing protein has product MTIESLVQEFAANVTAQTGAILRGDAKTGNKHADRYMAAFRKLRAHGDEGREALAVLLKHPSVDVRTMAAAYLLRYRTAEAKAVLEEAARGEGMIAFECQYTLKHWADGTWALDPE; this is encoded by the coding sequence ATGACGATTGAGTCCCTCGTGCAGGAATTCGCAGCGAATGTGACCGCGCAGACCGGGGCCATTCTTCGAGGGGATGCCAAGACCGGCAACAAGCATGCAGACCGATACATGGCAGCTTTTCGAAAGCTGCGTGCTCATGGGGATGAGGGACGAGAAGCCCTGGCTGTGCTCCTCAAGCATCCGAGCGTAGACGTGAGGACGATGGCCGCTGCGTACCTGCTTCGTTACCGGACCGCAGAAGCCAAGGCTGTGCTTGAGGAGGCGGCGCGCGGCGAGGGGATGATTGCCTTCGAGTGTCAATACACCCTCAAGCATTGGGCCGACGGGACCTGGGCCCTCGACCCTGAGTAG
- a CDS encoding MupA/Atu3671 family FMN-dependent luciferase-like monooxygenase, with the protein MKNVQDVYRLSPAQRELLARPSAPEARPAHVRWSFRQGLDEAALESALRQLIARHDALRTAFFAQGMNEPVQVVREKAEPRLEQRTEHPAASSLNPSNAPLLRATVVRDSPESGTVLLAYHPLVLDEASARVCLRELFLLYRAARDGSEAGLGKSRPHRDFMAWLEQQDAREAERRMRELLRGAPRSRLPAGWRVGPRDGAPEGESALQRFFLSPAATARVQAFLRQHTLELATLLEAAWAVLLHQEGQGEEQLFGTFATTLPSALSGGGTLVGRLSPLVPRRLQVPSRGTLLRWLRGVQAEHAEARASDHAAPSQLRSWLEVPEDTPLFESIVTAEPEDETLGPLARSLGFHAITHATAVLPAPLVVRAAQGPRLELRFLYDSGQLDATAVARAAEHLGALLEELALRAEQEPSALTPPASATGSAEARASTGASTVTVGARFGAAEVEAVLARHPAVAQVSVRVAPEVPGSGALVARVVPASQSAGARKKPGFGLFFFANEDAGARDKYRLYLEAAKLADRNGFTAIWTPERHFDEHGGLYPNPSVLSAALSTVTERIGLRSGSVVLPLHTPFRVAEEWSVIDNLSGGRVGLSVTSGWMPNDFALAPDNFEHKREVLFQSLEQVRELWRGGAVSTRDGAGNEVRLRTFPRPVQPELPVWLTCPGNPELFEKAGELGVNVLTSLASQPVEEVREKIALYRAARARAGHDPAAGTVSVMLHTFVGREPDEVLDQVRGPLTHYLRTHLRLQQARVHSLNLQVDIDDPKWLDSLATFAFEQHYRMSALIGTPTSCLSMVDRLVEAGADELACFIDFGVAGDLVLEGLKALAELKQLVEDDSLRLRQVLSEYLDERLPGRPAVTFEFP; encoded by the coding sequence ATGAAGAACGTCCAGGATGTGTACAGGCTCTCGCCCGCGCAGAGGGAGCTCCTCGCGCGCCCCTCGGCTCCGGAGGCACGGCCCGCCCACGTGCGGTGGAGCTTCCGCCAGGGGCTGGACGAAGCGGCCCTCGAGTCCGCCCTGCGCCAGCTCATCGCCCGCCACGACGCCCTGCGCACCGCCTTCTTCGCCCAGGGCATGAACGAGCCCGTGCAGGTGGTGCGCGAGAAGGCAGAGCCGCGACTGGAGCAACGGACGGAGCACCCCGCGGCATCCAGCCTGAATCCCTCGAACGCCCCCCTGCTGCGCGCCACGGTGGTGCGGGACTCACCGGAGTCGGGAACAGTCCTTCTCGCGTACCACCCGCTCGTCCTCGACGAGGCCTCGGCGCGGGTCTGCCTCCGGGAGCTGTTCCTGCTCTACAGGGCCGCGCGTGACGGGAGCGAAGCAGGGCTCGGGAAGAGCCGTCCGCACCGGGACTTCATGGCGTGGCTCGAGCAACAGGATGCACGCGAGGCGGAACGGCGGATGCGAGAGCTGCTCCGAGGCGCCCCCCGCTCGCGGCTTCCCGCCGGATGGCGCGTGGGGCCTCGGGACGGCGCTCCCGAGGGAGAGAGCGCGCTGCAACGCTTCTTCCTGTCCCCCGCGGCCACGGCTCGCGTCCAGGCCTTCCTGCGACAACACACACTGGAGCTCGCGACGCTGCTCGAGGCCGCATGGGCGGTGCTCCTCCACCAGGAGGGCCAGGGGGAGGAGCAGCTCTTCGGTACCTTCGCCACCACCCTCCCCTCCGCGCTGTCCGGTGGCGGCACGCTGGTGGGCCGCCTCTCGCCCCTCGTGCCGCGACGCCTCCAGGTGCCCTCGCGAGGCACGCTGCTGCGCTGGCTCCGAGGTGTCCAGGCCGAGCACGCCGAGGCACGCGCCTCGGACCATGCCGCGCCCTCCCAGCTCCGGAGCTGGCTGGAGGTGCCGGAGGACACGCCGCTCTTCGAGAGCATCGTCACCGCCGAGCCCGAGGACGAGACCCTGGGGCCACTGGCCCGGAGCCTGGGCTTCCACGCCATCACCCATGCCACGGCGGTCCTCCCCGCGCCGCTCGTCGTGCGGGCCGCGCAGGGCCCCCGGCTGGAACTGCGGTTCCTCTACGACTCCGGGCAGCTCGACGCCACGGCGGTGGCCCGGGCCGCGGAGCACCTCGGCGCGCTCCTGGAGGAGCTGGCACTGCGAGCGGAACAGGAGCCCTCCGCGCTCACGCCTCCCGCGAGCGCGACGGGAAGCGCGGAGGCTCGGGCCAGCACGGGAGCGAGCACCGTCACAGTGGGTGCCCGCTTCGGAGCGGCGGAGGTCGAAGCCGTCCTCGCCCGGCACCCGGCGGTGGCCCAGGTGTCCGTGAGAGTGGCCCCGGAGGTTCCCGGTTCTGGCGCGCTGGTGGCTCGGGTGGTGCCGGCGAGCCAGTCGGCCGGAGCCCGGAAGAAGCCCGGCTTCGGCTTGTTCTTCTTCGCCAACGAGGATGCCGGCGCGCGTGACAAGTACCGCCTTTATCTGGAGGCAGCGAAGCTCGCGGACCGCAACGGCTTCACGGCCATCTGGACGCCCGAGCGCCACTTCGACGAGCACGGCGGTCTCTATCCGAACCCTTCGGTGCTGAGTGCCGCGCTGTCGACCGTCACTGAGCGCATCGGCCTGCGCTCTGGCAGCGTGGTGCTGCCCCTGCACACGCCCTTCCGGGTGGCGGAGGAGTGGTCCGTCATCGACAACCTCTCCGGGGGCCGGGTGGGCCTGTCGGTGACGTCCGGCTGGATGCCCAACGACTTCGCCCTGGCGCCGGACAACTTCGAGCACAAGCGCGAGGTGCTGTTCCAGTCACTCGAGCAGGTGCGCGAGCTGTGGCGTGGAGGAGCCGTCTCCACCCGGGATGGCGCCGGCAACGAAGTGCGATTGCGCACCTTTCCCCGGCCGGTGCAGCCCGAGCTGCCGGTGTGGCTCACCTGTCCCGGCAACCCCGAGCTCTTCGAGAAGGCGGGAGAGCTGGGCGTCAACGTCCTCACCTCGCTGGCCTCGCAGCCGGTGGAAGAGGTGCGGGAGAAGATTGCCCTCTACCGGGCGGCCCGGGCGCGTGCGGGGCACGATCCGGCGGCGGGCACGGTGTCGGTGATGTTGCATACCTTCGTGGGGAGGGAGCCTGACGAAGTGCTCGACCAGGTGCGCGGGCCGCTCACGCACTACCTGCGCACGCACCTGCGGTTGCAACAGGCGCGCGTCCACAGCCTGAATCTCCAGGTGGACATCGATGACCCGAAGTGGCTCGACTCCCTGGCCACCTTCGCCTTCGAGCAGCACTACCGGATGAGCGCGCTCATCGGCACGCCGACGTCCTGTCTGTCCATGGTGGACCGGCTGGTGGAGGCGGGGGCCGACGAGCTGGCCTGCTTCATCGACTTCGGCGTTGCCGGAGACCTGGTGCTCGAGGGCCTGAAGGCCCTGGCCGAGCTGAAGCAACTCGTCGAGGACGACTCGCTGCGCCTGCGCCAGGTGCTGTCTGAGTACCTTGATGAACGGCTCCCGGGGAGGCCAGCGGTGACTTTCGAGTTCCCGTAG
- a CDS encoding non-ribosomal peptide synthetase has protein sequence MKNVDDVYKLSPMQQGMLFHSLFSPRGGTYVEQVYWRWRGPLELPLLQRAFQRVVERNAVLRTAFFWEGLAEPVQAVRNKVEVPWEQHDLQGLTEHEQEARWKAVLEADRRRGFTLSAAPLMRLTLVRLGPELYRCLWSYHHLLLDGWSLPLCLREVALHYDALSQGREPELEPTRPYRDFIAWLSRRDRAEAERYWKQALHGFAAPTPLWVDRGTELPPQADATYASRWLTVPATTTEQLMALARKHQLTPGTLVQGAWALLLGRYSGERDVAFGNVTSSRSAALPGSEMMLGLLINTLVHRTEVPPEAPLLPWLKQLQADQLAARRHDQLSLVDVQGSSQVPRGQPLFHSVVAFHNAAKPRLGPIAGGKVSLEDIDYADPRTGHPLTFVADLGETLKLQLVYDTDRFDTAIIDRMLGHVRVLLEGLAANPERRLRELPLVTEEERRQLLVDWNATTKSFPRDACLHEVFEAQVARTPDAVAVEAEGARLTYAELDRRANQLAWHLRSLGVGRGSIVGLCLERSPETVVGVLGILKAGGAYLPLDPAYPRDRLAFMLDQARVSVLVTQRSLADVLPAAGEQRVLMDEDRERLAALREEPPPSAGTSPMDLAYVMYTSGSTGRPKGVCVPHRGVMRMAMDTGYFETGPGKTFLLLSPISFDTSAFELFGSLLHGAKLAVCPPHMHSLEELGRVLERHGVTTLWLTTPLFDQMVAYHPEALDSVHQVLAGGDVLPPGRVKERLARGGHVINGYGPTESATFTTCYVLKEPAQVERTVSIGRPIANTQVYLLDGELQPVPVGVPGELYIGGDGLAVGYLHRPELTAERFLPNPFAFVWEPGARMYRTGDIARYLPDGRIEFLGRADHQVKIRGFRIETGEIEARLLEHSAVKEAVVVAREDVPGDRRLVAYAVPSAGAAPEAEALRGFLSERLPAHMVPSAVVVLDAMPLSPNGKVDRKALPAPTNARVPQAALAAPRDAVELRLVELWEGLLNVRPVGIDQSFFALGGHSLLAMSLLSQISKRLGRTLPLSVLFTHPTIERLAELLRQEPATTEWTPLVPIQTRGKRRPLFCVHPIGGSALCYVQLARHLGPEQPLYGLEAPGLDGQREPFTSLEAMAAAYLEVLRKVQPEGPYFLAGWSMGGLVVFEMARELLRRGQAVETVALIDSWVPTLQPGGASARLDDTTLLLGFATELGRIAGHDFSLSAEELAPLSDEARLSLLGERARSVGALPPGVGPEMLRARFGVYRAHARAFQEYVPGRGHPARILLFRPEAGALQAASGPLGGWDAVTQHPPRLIDLPGDHYSVMAEPHVARLADPLRSCLEGGTSAR, from the coding sequence ATGAAGAACGTCGATGATGTCTACAAGCTCTCGCCGATGCAGCAGGGCATGCTGTTCCACAGCCTCTTCTCTCCCCGGGGAGGCACGTACGTGGAGCAGGTGTACTGGCGATGGCGCGGCCCGCTCGAGCTGCCGCTGTTGCAGCGGGCCTTCCAGCGGGTGGTGGAGCGCAATGCCGTCCTGCGCACGGCCTTCTTCTGGGAGGGCCTCGCCGAACCCGTCCAGGCCGTGCGCAACAAGGTCGAGGTGCCCTGGGAGCAGCACGACCTCCAGGGGCTGACGGAGCACGAGCAGGAGGCGCGCTGGAAGGCTGTGCTCGAGGCCGACCGGCGGCGAGGCTTCACCCTCTCGGCGGCGCCCCTCATGCGCCTCACCCTCGTGCGGCTCGGACCGGAGCTGTACCGGTGCCTGTGGAGCTACCACCACCTGCTGCTCGATGGCTGGTCACTGCCCCTGTGCCTGAGGGAAGTCGCCCTCCACTACGACGCACTCTCGCAGGGACGCGAGCCGGAGCTGGAGCCGACCCGGCCCTACCGGGACTTCATCGCCTGGCTGTCGCGGAGAGACCGCGCCGAGGCGGAGCGCTACTGGAAGCAGGCGCTCCACGGTTTCGCCGCGCCCACGCCGCTGTGGGTGGACCGTGGCACCGAGCTGCCGCCCCAGGCGGATGCGACGTACGCCTCCCGCTGGCTCACCGTGCCCGCCACCACGACGGAGCAGCTCATGGCGCTCGCCCGGAAGCATCAGCTCACGCCGGGGACGCTCGTGCAGGGGGCCTGGGCGTTGCTGCTCGGCCGTTACAGCGGCGAGCGCGACGTGGCCTTTGGCAATGTGACGTCCAGCCGCTCCGCCGCGCTCCCCGGCTCCGAGATGATGTTGGGGCTCCTCATCAACACGCTGGTACACCGCACGGAGGTGCCCCCGGAGGCTCCGCTGCTGCCATGGCTGAAGCAGCTCCAGGCGGATCAGCTCGCCGCGCGGCGGCATGACCAGCTCTCACTGGTGGACGTGCAGGGCTCGAGTCAGGTGCCTCGCGGGCAGCCGCTGTTCCACAGCGTCGTCGCCTTCCACAACGCCGCGAAGCCGAGGCTCGGGCCCATCGCCGGGGGGAAGGTGTCCCTGGAGGACATCGACTACGCGGACCCGCGGACGGGCCATCCCCTCACCTTCGTGGCGGACCTGGGCGAGACGTTGAAGCTCCAGCTCGTCTACGACACGGACCGCTTCGACACCGCCATCATCGACCGGATGCTCGGGCACGTGCGCGTCCTCCTGGAGGGCCTGGCCGCCAACCCGGAGCGGCGGTTGCGCGAGCTGCCGCTCGTCACCGAGGAGGAGCGACGCCAGCTCCTGGTGGACTGGAACGCCACCACGAAGTCCTTCCCCCGGGACGCCTGCCTCCACGAGGTCTTCGAGGCGCAGGTGGCCCGGACGCCGGACGCCGTGGCCGTGGAGGCCGAGGGCGCGCGGTTGACGTACGCGGAGCTGGACAGGCGCGCCAACCAGCTCGCCTGGCACCTGCGCTCGCTCGGAGTGGGGCGTGGCTCCATCGTGGGACTGTGCCTGGAGCGCTCGCCGGAGACGGTGGTCGGCGTGCTCGGCATCCTCAAGGCGGGGGGCGCCTACCTCCCTCTGGACCCGGCCTACCCGCGAGATCGTCTGGCCTTCATGCTGGACCAGGCCCGCGTCTCGGTGCTCGTCACCCAGCGCTCGCTGGCGGACGTGCTGCCGGCCGCTGGCGAGCAGCGGGTGCTCATGGACGAGGACCGTGAGCGGCTCGCCGCGCTGCGCGAGGAGCCGCCGCCCTCCGCGGGCACCAGCCCCATGGACCTCGCGTATGTCATGTACACCTCGGGCTCGACGGGACGGCCCAAGGGCGTGTGCGTGCCCCACCGCGGCGTGATGCGGATGGCGATGGACACCGGCTACTTCGAGACGGGGCCGGGGAAGACCTTCCTGCTGCTGTCACCCATCTCCTTCGACACCTCGGCCTTCGAGTTGTTCGGGAGCCTGCTCCACGGGGCGAAGCTGGCGGTGTGCCCTCCGCACATGCACTCGCTCGAAGAGCTGGGACGGGTGCTCGAGCGCCACGGGGTGACGACGCTCTGGCTGACGACACCCCTCTTCGACCAGATGGTGGCGTACCACCCCGAGGCGCTGGACTCCGTGCACCAGGTGCTCGCCGGGGGCGACGTGCTGCCTCCGGGACGGGTGAAGGAGCGGCTTGCGCGAGGGGGCCACGTCATCAACGGCTACGGCCCGACGGAGAGCGCCACCTTCACCACCTGCTACGTGTTGAAGGAGCCGGCCCAGGTGGAGCGCACGGTCTCCATCGGCCGGCCCATCGCCAACACCCAGGTGTACCTGCTGGACGGGGAGCTCCAGCCCGTGCCCGTGGGCGTGCCCGGAGAGCTCTACATCGGCGGTGACGGGCTCGCGGTGGGCTACCTGCACCGGCCGGAGCTCACCGCGGAGCGCTTCCTCCCCAACCCCTTCGCCTTCGTCTGGGAGCCGGGAGCGCGCATGTACCGGACGGGAGACATCGCCCGGTATCTGCCCGACGGCCGCATCGAGTTCCTCGGCCGCGCCGACCATCAGGTGAAGATCCGCGGCTTCCGCATCGAGACGGGGGAAATTGAAGCCAGGCTCCTGGAGCACTCCGCCGTGAAGGAGGCGGTGGTGGTGGCACGCGAGGACGTGCCGGGTGACAGGCGACTGGTGGCCTACGCCGTCCCGAGCGCGGGCGCGGCCCCGGAGGCGGAGGCACTGCGAGGCTTCCTCTCGGAGCGGCTGCCCGCGCACATGGTGCCCTCGGCCGTGGTGGTGCTGGACGCAATGCCCCTGTCGCCCAACGGCAAGGTGGACCGCAAGGCCCTGCCCGCTCCCACGAACGCCCGCGTCCCCCAGGCGGCGCTGGCGGCACCTCGCGACGCCGTGGAGCTGCGGCTCGTCGAGCTGTGGGAGGGATTGCTGAATGTGCGGCCGGTGGGCATCGACCAGAGCTTCTTCGCGCTGGGCGGGCACTCGCTGCTCGCGATGAGCCTGCTGTCGCAGATCTCCAAGCGGCTGGGCCGCACGCTGCCCCTGTCGGTGCTCTTCACGCACCCCACCATCGAGCGGCTCGCCGAGCTGCTGCGTCAGGAGCCCGCCACCACCGAGTGGACGCCCCTGGTTCCCATCCAGACCCGGGGCAAGCGCCGGCCGCTCTTCTGCGTGCACCCCATTGGAGGCAGCGCGCTCTGCTACGTGCAGCTCGCGCGTCACCTGGGGCCGGAGCAGCCGCTCTACGGGCTCGAGGCCCCGGGGCTCGATGGCCAGCGCGAGCCCTTCACGAGCCTCGAGGCCATGGCGGCGGCGTACCTCGAAGTCCTGCGGAAGGTCCAACCCGAGGGCCCCTACTTCCTCGCGGGCTGGTCCATGGGAGGCCTCGTCGTCTTCGAGATGGCGCGGGAGCTGCTGCGGCGCGGGCAGGCGGTGGAGACCGTCGCGCTCATCGACAGCTGGGTGCCCACCCTCCAACCGGGAGGCGCCAGCGCGCGGCTCGACGACACGACGCTGCTGTTGGGCTTCGCGACGGAGCTGGGGCGCATCGCCGGACATGACTTCTCGCTCTCGGCCGAGGAGCTCGCGCCGCTGTCGGACGAGGCCCGGCTCTCCCTGCTGGGAGAGCGGGCCCGGAGCGTGGGGGCCCTGCCTCCTGGCGTGGGCCCGGAGATGCTGCGCGCCCGCTTCGGCGTCTACCGCGCACACGCCCGCGCCTTCCAGGAATACGTACCCGGCCGGGGCCACCCCGCGCGAATCCTCCTCTTCCGTCCGGAGGCAGGCGCGCTCCAGGCCGCCTCGGGACCGCTGGGAGGATGGGATGCCGTGACTCAGCACCCGCCGAGGCTCATCGACCTGCCGGGCGACCACTACTCCGTGATGGCCGAGCCCCACGTCGCGCGGCTCGCCGACCCGCTTCGCTCCTGCCTCGAAGGCGGAACCTCCGCGCGCTGA
- a CDS encoding DUF2019 domain-containing protein, with product MKLEAFVKQSAENVEGQTDAVFTPGADPEDKHGELCIASFKELRTYGDMGREALATLSTHPRADVRTAAAAFLLRYRTTEAKAILEEVAKGEGFITFGAGQALKRWEEGTWALDPE from the coding sequence ATGAAGCTGGAAGCCTTCGTCAAACAATCTGCCGAGAACGTCGAAGGACAGACGGACGCCGTCTTCACACCGGGCGCTGATCCGGAAGACAAGCACGGGGAGCTTTGTATCGCCTCATTCAAAGAGCTTCGCACATACGGGGACATGGGCCGCGAGGCGCTCGCTACACTGTCTACGCATCCTCGAGCGGACGTTCGGACGGCGGCTGCCGCTTTCTTGCTCCGCTATCGAACTACTGAAGCCAAAGCCATCTTGGAGGAAGTGGCGAAGGGTGAAGGCTTCATCACCTTTGGGGCGGGACAGGCTTTGAAACGATGGGAAGAGGGCACCTGGGCCCTCGACCCGGAGTAG